One stretch of Hymenobacter chitinivorans DSM 11115 DNA includes these proteins:
- a CDS encoding pirin family protein, giving the protein METSFRRIFQIIDGNKKQVGDGFDVTSPMPGPRIRQLSPYLLLDHTGPMPVAPTEHPLGTPPHPHRGFETVTVVYEGALSHRDTAGHSGTLGAGDVQWMTAGAGLLHEERHELEFARRGGTLELLQLWVNVPRRDKLAPPRYQNIRAAAIPSVPVAEGRGQIRVIAGSYADVVGPAETFSPIILLDVHLAAGAEIELRLPAEFNVGIYVVKGGLRLHDNRAATTKQLVVFGWDSPTLQLSATEDTVLLVLAGEPIEEPLATYGPFVMNTNQELMQAIADFESGGMGTFPEDE; this is encoded by the coding sequence ATGGAAACCTCCTTTCGCCGCATCTTCCAGATCATTGACGGTAACAAAAAGCAAGTCGGCGACGGCTTCGACGTGACCAGCCCCATGCCCGGGCCCCGCATCCGCCAGCTGAGTCCCTACCTGCTCCTCGACCACACCGGGCCCATGCCGGTAGCCCCTACTGAGCACCCCCTGGGCACCCCGCCCCACCCCCACCGCGGCTTCGAAACCGTGACGGTGGTGTACGAAGGCGCCCTCTCGCACCGCGACACGGCCGGCCACAGCGGCACCCTGGGGGCCGGCGACGTGCAGTGGATGACGGCCGGGGCGGGCCTGCTCCACGAGGAGCGCCACGAGCTCGAATTCGCCCGGCGGGGCGGCACCCTGGAGCTGCTCCAGCTCTGGGTAAACGTGCCCCGGCGCGACAAGCTGGCCCCGCCCCGCTACCAGAACATCCGGGCCGCGGCCATTCCCAGCGTGCCCGTGGCCGAGGGCCGGGGCCAGATCCGCGTCATTGCCGGCAGCTACGCCGACGTGGTGGGTCCGGCCGAAACCTTCTCCCCCATCATCCTGCTCGACGTGCACCTGGCGGCCGGCGCCGAAATCGAGCTGCGCCTGCCCGCCGAGTTCAACGTGGGCATCTACGTGGTAAAAGGCGGCCTGCGCCTGCACGACAACCGGGCCGCCACCACCAAGCAGCTGGTAGTATTTGGCTGGGACTCGCCCACGCTGCAGCTCAGCGCCACCGAGGACACCGTGCTGCTGGTGCTGGCCGGGGAGCCGATTGAGGAGCCCCTGGCCACCTACGGGCCCTTCGTGATGAACACCAACCAGGAGCTCATGCAGGCCATTGCCGACTTCGAAAGCGGCGGTATGGGCACCTTCCCCGAAGACGAATAA
- a CDS encoding aldo/keto reductase, translating into MLTRLIPSSQEALPVVGLGTWQTFDVADDVPPSRHVQTLETLRAGGGTLIDSSPMYGRAEAVVGAITTGLPDPDGFFYATKVWTQGREEGRRQMQDSLRKLGRQQVDLMQIHNLLDWQTHLPLLRDWQASGKIRYLGITHYTDSRHEELERVLRQEPFDFVQFNYSILDRHAEQRLLPAAADLGVATLINRPFSEGVLLSKLGSQPLPAWAAELGITSWAGFLLKFILSHPAVTCVIPGTSQPGHLADNLAAASGVLPDAAQREKMAAYVRGL; encoded by the coding sequence ATGCTGACCCGCCTGATTCCCTCCTCCCAGGAAGCCCTGCCCGTCGTGGGCCTGGGCACCTGGCAAACCTTCGACGTGGCCGATGACGTGCCGCCTTCCCGCCACGTTCAGACCCTGGAAACGCTCCGGGCCGGGGGCGGCACCCTTATCGACTCCTCCCCCATGTACGGGCGGGCCGAAGCGGTAGTGGGCGCCATTACGACCGGCCTGCCCGACCCCGACGGCTTCTTTTATGCCACCAAAGTCTGGACCCAGGGCCGGGAAGAAGGCCGGCGCCAGATGCAGGACTCGTTGCGCAAGCTGGGCCGCCAGCAGGTTGACCTGATGCAGATTCACAACCTGCTCGACTGGCAAACCCACCTGCCGCTCTTGCGCGACTGGCAGGCCAGCGGCAAGATCCGCTACCTGGGCATCACCCACTACACCGACTCTAGGCACGAGGAGCTGGAGCGGGTGCTGCGCCAGGAGCCCTTCGACTTCGTGCAGTTCAACTACTCCATCCTCGACCGGCACGCCGAGCAGCGCCTGCTGCCCGCCGCCGCCGACCTGGGCGTGGCCACGCTCATCAACCGGCCCTTTTCGGAAGGCGTGCTGCTGAGCAAGCTCGGGAGCCAGCCCCTGCCGGCCTGGGCCGCCGAGCTGGGCATCACGAGCTGGGCCGGGTTCCTGCTCAAGTTCATTCTTTCCCACCCGGCCGTCACCTGCGTCATTCCCGGCACGAGTCAGCCCGGCCACCTGGCCGACAACCTGGCCGCCGCCTCAGGGGTACTACCCGACGCCGCCCAGCGCGAGAAGATGGCGGCCTACGTGCGCGGCCTGTAG
- a CDS encoding SDR family oxidoreductase — protein MNLRLKPLDQQVIVITGASSGIGLVTARMAARQGAAVVLAARNAEALRELATEINSQGGQALAVPTDVGREEDMRRLADAAIDEFGGFDTWVNNAGVSIFGYCDEVSIPDMKRMFDTVYWGAVYGSRLAVAHYKQRGIAGALINTGSFFGDRATPVQSTYCAAKHALHGWTDALRMELEMEKAPVSVTLIHPGRIDTPYNEHAQSYYQHQVAHRGMVYPPEAVAEAILFAAAHPKRDLYVGVQAKILKMLGDFAPRIMDKVMEALTPPGQVDPKRPSRNPETSALYHAGYGLHERGSHEGWFRTRSLYVKAQKQPWLATLAVAGVGTAAWLLTKSGNGNGRANGQAASSQADGQAHTNDVAAAHPAPVEIPVLEY, from the coding sequence ATGAATCTTCGTCTCAAGCCCCTCGACCAGCAAGTTATTGTCATTACGGGGGCCTCCAGCGGCATTGGCCTGGTCACGGCCCGCATGGCGGCCCGGCAGGGCGCCGCCGTAGTGCTGGCCGCCCGCAACGCCGAGGCCCTGCGGGAATTGGCCACCGAAATCAACAGCCAGGGCGGGCAGGCCCTGGCCGTCCCCACCGACGTGGGCCGGGAGGAAGACATGCGGCGCCTGGCCGACGCGGCCATCGACGAATTCGGCGGCTTCGATACCTGGGTCAACAACGCCGGCGTTTCCATTTTCGGGTACTGCGACGAGGTCAGCATTCCGGACATGAAGCGCATGTTCGACACCGTGTACTGGGGGGCGGTGTACGGCTCCCGGCTGGCGGTGGCGCACTACAAGCAGCGCGGCATAGCCGGGGCCCTCATCAACACCGGCAGCTTCTTCGGCGACCGGGCCACGCCGGTGCAGTCGACCTACTGCGCCGCCAAGCATGCCCTGCACGGCTGGACGGACGCGCTGCGCATGGAGCTGGAAATGGAAAAGGCGCCCGTGTCGGTAACGCTCATTCACCCCGGCCGCATCGATACGCCTTACAACGAGCACGCCCAAAGCTACTACCAGCACCAGGTGGCGCACCGGGGCATGGTGTATCCGCCGGAGGCCGTGGCCGAAGCCATCCTCTTTGCCGCCGCCCACCCCAAGCGCGACCTGTACGTGGGCGTGCAGGCCAAGATCCTGAAAATGCTGGGCGACTTTGCCCCCCGCATCATGGATAAAGTAATGGAGGCCCTCACCCCTCCCGGCCAGGTAGACCCCAAGCGCCCCTCGCGCAACCCCGAAACCAGCGCCTTATACCACGCCGGCTACGGCCTGCACGAGCGGGGCTCCCACGAGGGCTGGTTCCGCACCCGCAGCCTGTACGTGAAAGCCCAGAAGCAGCCCTGGCTGGCTACCCTGGCCGTGGCGGGCGTGGGCACTGCCGCCTGGCTGCTGACTAAGTCGGGGAACGGTAACGGCCGCGCCAATGGCCAAGCTGCCAGTTCTCAAGCCGACGGGCAGGCCCACACCAATGATGTGGCGGCGGCCCACCCCGCACCGGTGGAAATTCCGGTGCTGGAGTATTAG
- a CDS encoding Gfo/Idh/MocA family protein, with amino-acid sequence MKSKSVTSLSPASRREFIRTLSLGLGATLVGSSALGGPLGWLEDLSYGPASLEALQAGRQLGVALVGLGKYSSGQLAPALQQTKLCKLAGIVTGTPAKAAQWKKQYNIPDQNVYDYQTFDRIIDNPAIDIVYVVLPVGLHAQYVERAARAGKHVICEKPMAPTAEDCRRMISAMQKAGKKFSIGYRLHFEPHHQEMMRLGQKKELGPIKSLVADNGFRFNNDTPWRVDKELSGGGPLMDMGIYCLQGVVYTKGELPVSVTAKLAPNPDPKGLFKEVEAGISWQMQFADGSVADCRTSYAENLNSRLRAETSKGFLELQPAFGYGGIEGRTSQGPMNIQNVPQQARQMDDFADCILNNKPTRVPGEMGLRDIQLLQAIYRAAATGQKVSTKDVVAVLDKTNSR; translated from the coding sequence ATGAAATCCAAATCCGTTACCTCCTTATCCCCGGCTTCCCGCCGCGAGTTTATCCGCACCTTGTCCCTGGGCCTGGGCGCTACACTCGTGGGTTCCTCGGCGCTGGGCGGCCCCCTGGGCTGGCTCGAAGACCTCTCGTACGGCCCGGCCAGCCTCGAGGCACTGCAAGCCGGCCGGCAGCTGGGCGTGGCCCTGGTGGGCCTGGGCAAGTACAGCAGCGGGCAGCTGGCCCCGGCGTTGCAGCAAACCAAGCTCTGCAAGCTGGCCGGCATCGTGACGGGCACGCCGGCCAAGGCCGCGCAGTGGAAAAAGCAGTACAACATCCCCGACCAGAACGTCTACGACTACCAGACCTTCGACCGGATCATCGACAACCCCGCCATTGACATCGTCTACGTGGTGCTGCCCGTGGGCTTGCACGCCCAGTACGTGGAGCGGGCCGCCCGGGCCGGTAAGCACGTCATCTGCGAAAAGCCCATGGCTCCCACGGCCGAGGACTGCCGCCGCATGATTTCGGCCATGCAGAAAGCCGGCAAGAAATTCAGCATCGGCTACCGCCTGCACTTCGAGCCCCACCACCAGGAAATGATGCGCCTGGGCCAGAAAAAGGAGCTGGGACCCATCAAAAGCCTGGTGGCCGACAACGGCTTCCGCTTCAACAACGACACGCCCTGGCGGGTGGATAAAGAGCTGTCGGGCGGCGGGCCGCTGATGGATATGGGCATCTACTGCCTGCAGGGCGTGGTGTACACCAAGGGCGAACTTCCGGTGTCCGTCACGGCCAAGCTGGCTCCTAACCCCGACCCCAAGGGCCTGTTCAAGGAAGTAGAGGCGGGCATCAGCTGGCAGATGCAGTTTGCCGACGGCTCGGTGGCCGACTGCCGCACGAGCTACGCCGAAAACCTGAACAGCCGCCTGCGGGCCGAAACCAGCAAGGGCTTTCTGGAGCTGCAGCCCGCCTTCGGCTACGGTGGCATCGAGGGCCGCACCAGCCAGGGCCCGATGAACATCCAGAACGTGCCCCAGCAAGCCCGGCAGATGGACGACTTTGCCGACTGCATCCTCAACAACAAGCCCACCCGCGTACCCGGCGAAATGGGTCTGCGTGACATTCAGCTGCTGCAGGCCATCTACCGCGCCGCCGCCACCGGCCAGAAAGTTTCGACCAAGGACGTGGTAGCCGTGCTGGATAAAACCAACAGCCGGTAA
- a CDS encoding glycoside hydrolase family 43 protein, with the protein MPALSFPSAPVALLAGLAWLGACQSNPAQTEASTAAAAPTTAQPDSAGKKYLAQPLIKDIYTADPSAHVFNGRIYIYPSHDIETGMPENDNGDHFAMRDYHILSLDSIGGKVTDHGVALDIKDIPWAGRQLWAPDAAFKNGTYYLYFPVKDKQDIFRIGVATSKSPTGPFKAEPKPMAGSLSIDPAVFTDTDGQTYMYMGGIWGGQLQRWRTGKYDGSKPKEQEPAATEPSVGPRVARLGADMKQFAEPVREVKILDKDGKELLSGDNKRRFFEGAWMHKYQDKYYLTYSTGDTHFLAYATGTSPYGPFTYQGTFMNPVQGWTTHHSIVEIKGKWYIFYHDTQLSDKTWLRNVKVTELKRGADGSLALINP; encoded by the coding sequence ATGCCCGCCCTTTCTTTTCCGTCGGCCCCGGTGGCTTTGCTTGCTGGCCTGGCCTGGCTCGGTGCCTGCCAAAGCAACCCGGCCCAAACCGAAGCCTCAACTGCCGCTGCGGCCCCCACTACTGCCCAACCCGATTCGGCGGGTAAAAAATACCTGGCCCAGCCCCTGATAAAGGACATTTATACCGCCGACCCCTCGGCCCACGTCTTCAACGGGCGCATCTACATCTACCCCTCGCACGACATCGAAACCGGCATGCCGGAAAACGACAACGGCGACCATTTTGCCATGCGCGACTACCATATTCTGTCCCTGGACAGCATTGGCGGCAAAGTCACCGACCACGGCGTGGCCCTCGATATCAAGGATATTCCCTGGGCCGGGCGGCAGCTCTGGGCCCCGGACGCGGCCTTCAAAAACGGCACGTACTACCTGTATTTCCCCGTCAAGGACAAGCAGGACATTTTCCGCATCGGGGTGGCCACCAGCAAGTCGCCCACCGGGCCCTTCAAGGCGGAGCCCAAGCCCATGGCCGGCAGCCTGAGCATCGACCCGGCCGTGTTTACCGACACCGACGGGCAAACCTACATGTACATGGGCGGCATCTGGGGCGGACAGCTGCAGCGCTGGCGCACCGGCAAATACGACGGCAGCAAGCCCAAGGAGCAGGAGCCGGCCGCCACTGAGCCTTCCGTAGGCCCGCGCGTAGCCCGCCTAGGTGCCGATATGAAGCAGTTTGCCGAGCCCGTGCGCGAAGTCAAAATCCTGGACAAGGACGGCAAGGAGCTGCTCTCGGGCGACAACAAGCGCCGCTTCTTTGAGGGCGCCTGGATGCACAAGTACCAGGATAAGTACTACCTGACCTACTCCACCGGCGACACCCACTTTCTGGCCTACGCCACCGGCACCTCGCCCTACGGCCCCTTCACCTACCAGGGCACCTTCATGAACCCCGTGCAGGGCTGGACCACCCACCACTCCATCGTCGAAATCAAGGGTAAGTGGTACATTTTCTACCATGACACCCAACTGTCGGACAAGACCTGGCTGCGCAACGTGAAGGTGACCGAGCTCAAGCGCGGCGCCGACGGCAGCCTGGCGCTGATTAATCCGTAA
- a CDS encoding DUF4136 domain-containing protein, with translation MKAFVIVSLLLLGVAACSPVRVESTSQTPSVDFTAYKTYNFLDVTARNEAAFAGGSGLGIDHLKQAVAREMERRGYQRADSPDLWVNIGVVSEQKTQTRETTIRDAPRYIGQRRYHWESEQVPVREYTEGTATVDVVDAARNERIWQGVAASAIGKDASKLVERINEGIAAMFAQYPVLPR, from the coding sequence ATGAAAGCCTTCGTTATTGTTTCCCTCTTGCTGCTCGGCGTGGCGGCGTGTTCTCCGGTGCGAGTCGAGTCGACGAGCCAGACGCCGAGCGTTGACTTTACGGCCTACAAAACCTACAACTTTCTGGACGTAACGGCCCGCAACGAAGCCGCCTTTGCCGGGGGCAGCGGCCTGGGCATCGACCACCTTAAGCAGGCTGTGGCTCGTGAGATGGAGCGCCGCGGCTACCAGCGCGCCGACTCGCCCGACCTATGGGTGAATATTGGGGTGGTGAGTGAGCAAAAGACGCAAACCCGGGAAACCACCATCCGGGATGCGCCCCGCTACATCGGGCAGCGCCGCTACCACTGGGAAAGTGAGCAGGTGCCCGTCCGGGAATACACCGAGGGTACGGCCACGGTGGACGTGGTAGATGCGGCCCGCAACGAGCGAATCTGGCAGGGCGTGGCGGCCAGCGCCATCGGCAAGGATGCCAGCAAGCTGGTAGAGCGTATCAACGAGGGTATTGCAGCCATGTTTGCCCAGTATCCCGTGCTGCCCCGGTAG
- a CDS encoding aldo/keto reductase yields the protein MDYVRLGASGLKVSRICLGTMTYGRPTDRWPWALNEEQSRPFIQKALELGINFFDTADVYSNGASEEVVGRALRDFARRDEVVLATKVYNPMGPGPNAKGLSRKHILSAIDASLQRLGTDYVDLYQIHRWDYDTPIEETLEALHDVVKAGKARYIGASSMFAWQFAQALYLADQHHWTRFISMQPHYNLVYREEEREMLPLCQNQGIGVIPWSPLARGLLTGGRGKERNETERARTDAFGKSLYGRDDDFAVADRVTEVAQARGLPNAQVALAWLLAQPGITAPIVGASKPGHLEDAVAALDVKLSAEEIQRLEAPYQPHPVLGFS from the coding sequence ATGGACTACGTACGCTTGGGGGCCTCGGGCCTCAAGGTTTCCCGAATCTGCCTCGGTACCATGACCTACGGCCGCCCCACCGACCGGTGGCCCTGGGCCCTGAACGAGGAGCAAAGCCGGCCCTTCATTCAGAAAGCTCTAGAGCTGGGCATCAACTTCTTCGACACGGCCGACGTGTATTCCAACGGGGCCAGTGAGGAGGTGGTGGGCCGGGCCCTGCGCGACTTTGCCCGGCGCGACGAAGTGGTGCTGGCCACGAAAGTATATAACCCGATGGGGCCGGGGCCCAACGCCAAAGGCCTCTCGCGCAAGCACATCTTGAGTGCCATTGACGCCAGCCTGCAGCGCCTGGGCACCGACTACGTGGACCTCTACCAGATTCACCGCTGGGACTACGACACTCCCATCGAAGAAACCCTGGAGGCCCTGCACGACGTGGTGAAGGCCGGCAAGGCGCGTTACATCGGGGCCTCGTCCATGTTTGCCTGGCAGTTTGCGCAGGCCCTGTACCTGGCCGACCAGCACCACTGGACCCGCTTTATCAGCATGCAGCCCCACTACAACCTCGTGTACCGGGAAGAGGAGCGCGAAATGCTGCCCCTGTGCCAGAATCAGGGCATCGGCGTGATACCCTGGTCGCCGCTGGCGCGGGGGCTGCTCACGGGTGGGCGCGGCAAGGAGCGCAACGAAACCGAGCGGGCCCGCACCGACGCCTTTGGCAAAAGCCTCTACGGCCGCGACGACGACTTTGCCGTGGCCGACCGGGTAACGGAAGTGGCCCAGGCCCGGGGCCTGCCCAATGCCCAGGTGGCCCTGGCCTGGCTATTGGCCCAGCCCGGCATTACGGCGCCCATTGTGGGTGCCAGCAAGCCCGGCCACCTCGAAGACGCCGTGGCGGCGCTGGACGTAAAACTCTCGGCCGAGGAAATTCAGCGGCTGGAAGCGCCCTACCAGCCCCACCCGGTGCTGGGCTTTTCGTAA
- a CDS encoding fatty acid desaturase, protein MQLFNPTASVAPGDRLTLGWLKSGWLYLMLLPALWWGWSSLSLSRSLASVVLTVVTVGLGHSIGLHRGIIHRAYRCSRLTRGLLAYCFVHSGLGGPLSWIRVHFYRDYWQNRADCPAYFRYDHSAVQDYGWNLHLALTPADEDVYAIPPEDLHDPWLVFLQKTWYWHVLGAAGLIWALFSFEAMIVCVCLRISVTILGHWFVGFISHKYGYARYDIDEAAEHGYNNFVLGALSFGEGFHNNHHAHPSSARMGTEWYEVDLGWYLIRGLRQLGLVWDVQVAGQTNTQKPTARSRAYRWRWPWQE, encoded by the coding sequence ATGCAGTTATTTAATCCCACGGCCAGCGTGGCCCCCGGCGACCGGCTGACCCTAGGCTGGCTGAAATCCGGCTGGCTGTACTTGATGCTGCTCCCGGCCCTGTGGTGGGGCTGGTCGTCGCTGTCGTTGTCGCGCAGCCTGGCCTCGGTGGTTCTCACGGTCGTGACCGTGGGCCTGGGCCACTCCATTGGCTTGCACCGCGGCATTATTCACCGCGCCTACCGCTGCTCGCGCCTTACCCGGGGCCTGCTGGCCTACTGCTTCGTGCACTCGGGCCTGGGCGGGCCGCTGTCCTGGATTCGGGTGCACTTCTACCGCGACTACTGGCAGAACCGGGCCGACTGCCCCGCTTATTTTCGCTACGACCACTCCGCTGTGCAGGACTACGGCTGGAACCTGCACCTGGCCCTTACCCCCGCCGATGAAGACGTGTACGCCATTCCGCCGGAAGATTTGCACGACCCCTGGCTGGTGTTTCTGCAGAAAACCTGGTACTGGCACGTGCTCGGCGCGGCCGGCCTGATCTGGGCGCTGTTCAGCTTCGAGGCCATGATTGTGTGCGTCTGCCTGCGGATCAGCGTTACCATTCTGGGTCACTGGTTTGTGGGCTTTATCTCCCACAAGTACGGCTACGCCCGCTACGACATCGACGAGGCCGCCGAGCACGGCTACAACAACTTCGTGCTGGGCGCTTTGTCGTTCGGCGAAGGATTTCACAACAATCACCACGCCCACCCCAGCTCGGCCCGCATGGGCACCGAGTGGTACGAGGTTGACCTGGGCTGGTACCTGATTCGGGGCCTACGCCAGTTGGGCCTGGTGTGGGACGTGCAGGTAGCCGGCCAAACCAATACCCAGAAACCCACCGCCCGAAGCCGGGCCTACCGTTGGCGCTGGCCCTGGCAGGAGTAG
- a CDS encoding ATP-binding protein has product MFSCFRPLRTFCLFLVLLAVGSRQAALAQSPALDSLRRLARQPQPDTSRVLLLCAISDQYWVLRTDSAEAYARRALALARRARYVHGEGEALNRLGAALRERNLAQALELFQASLHLAETHHDLRLQAQNLRSIGIIYVYLRDRQQGLSYYFQALRIGEKLHDERRMVIELSNIGLAYDLYNQLDSAGYYQQQAYALAQRLHSSTNYILYGLGQVARKQGRLAQAQSYYRRSIAESAALGHQRSSNFAYVGLATLYQQQGRLDSSIYYARLGNQAAQRNGFLRGVLNASTLLTQNFKTRGPADSALKYQTLLLAMKDTLFGQEKVMRLQNINYQARQREQKAAADQAALKTRYHTYGLVGLLLGLLVLVGLLVRHYRVQQRANAALQASLAELKTTQFQLVQREKMAFLGELTAGVAHELQNPLSFVKKFAEVSTDLVDEINGAQRLARDGKLEREILDGLKQNIMNISTHGQRATAIIKGMLEHARTGSTPREATDLNLLIEENLRLAYQAAQNQHPGFEATLTRQLAAALPAVAVVAPDLGRVLLNLCTNALYAVRQRQQQEPAAAYEPAVVVSSRQLPAAVEIRVSDNGGGIPAAVRTKIFQPFFTTKPVGEGTGLGLSLSHDIISTGHGGTLTVESAEGRGTEFIITLPWPG; this is encoded by the coding sequence ATGTTTTCTTGCTTCCGCCCGCTGCGGACTTTTTGCCTGTTTCTTGTCTTACTCGCCGTTGGTAGTCGCCAGGCCGCCCTGGCCCAAAGTCCGGCCCTGGACAGCCTGCGCCGCCTGGCCCGGCAGCCCCAGCCCGATACGAGCCGCGTGCTACTGCTTTGCGCCATCAGCGACCAGTACTGGGTGCTGCGCACCGACTCGGCCGAGGCCTACGCCCGCCGGGCGCTGGCCCTGGCCCGCCGGGCCCGCTACGTGCACGGCGAGGGCGAGGCCCTAAACCGCCTGGGCGCGGCCCTGCGGGAGCGGAACCTGGCCCAGGCCCTGGAGCTGTTTCAGGCGTCGCTGCACCTGGCCGAAACCCACCACGACCTGCGCCTGCAGGCCCAGAACCTGCGTAGCATTGGCATTATCTACGTGTACCTGCGCGACCGGCAGCAGGGCCTCTCGTACTATTTCCAGGCCCTGCGCATCGGGGAAAAGCTGCACGACGAGCGGCGCATGGTCATTGAGCTAAGCAACATCGGTCTGGCCTACGACCTCTACAACCAACTCGATTCGGCCGGCTACTACCAGCAGCAGGCTTACGCCCTGGCCCAGCGCCTGCACTCGTCTACCAACTACATTCTCTACGGCCTGGGGCAGGTGGCGCGCAAGCAGGGGCGCCTGGCCCAGGCCCAGAGCTACTATCGGCGCAGCATTGCGGAGTCGGCCGCCCTGGGGCACCAGCGTAGCAGCAACTTTGCCTACGTGGGACTGGCCACGCTTTACCAGCAGCAAGGTCGCCTCGATTCCAGCATTTACTACGCCCGCCTCGGCAACCAGGCCGCCCAGCGCAACGGCTTTCTGCGGGGCGTACTCAACGCCAGCACCCTGCTGACCCAGAACTTCAAAACCCGCGGCCCCGCCGACAGCGCCCTCAAGTACCAGACCCTGCTGCTGGCCATGAAAGACACGCTGTTTGGGCAGGAAAAGGTGATGCGTCTGCAAAACATCAACTACCAGGCCCGGCAGCGGGAACAGAAAGCCGCCGCCGACCAGGCCGCCCTCAAAACCCGCTACCACACCTACGGGCTGGTGGGGCTGCTGCTGGGGCTGCTGGTGCTGGTGGGCTTGCTGGTGCGGCACTACCGGGTGCAGCAGCGGGCCAACGCGGCCCTGCAGGCCTCCCTGGCTGAGCTCAAAACCACCCAGTTTCAGTTGGTGCAGCGCGAGAAAATGGCCTTCCTGGGCGAGTTGACGGCCGGCGTAGCCCACGAGCTCCAGAACCCGCTGAGCTTTGTCAAGAAGTTTGCCGAGGTCAGCACCGATTTGGTCGACGAAATCAACGGGGCCCAGCGCCTGGCCCGCGACGGGAAGCTGGAGCGCGAAATTCTGGATGGGCTGAAGCAGAACATCATGAACATCAGCACCCACGGGCAGCGGGCCACGGCCATCATCAAGGGCATGCTGGAGCATGCCCGCACCGGCAGCACCCCGCGCGAGGCCACGGACCTGAACCTGCTCATCGAGGAAAACCTGCGCCTGGCCTACCAGGCGGCCCAAAACCAGCACCCCGGATTTGAGGCCACGCTCACCAGGCAACTCGCCGCGGCCCTGCCCGCGGTGGCCGTCGTGGCGCCCGACCTGGGCCGGGTGCTCCTCAACCTGTGCACCAACGCCCTCTACGCCGTGCGCCAGCGCCAGCAGCAGGAGCCGGCCGCGGCCTACGAGCCGGCCGTAGTGGTCAGTAGCCGCCAATTGCCCGCCGCCGTCGAAATTCGCGTCAGCGACAATGGGGGCGGTATTCCGGCCGCGGTGCGGACCAAGATTTTCCAGCCGTTTTTCACTACCAAGCCCGTCGGTGAGGGCACGGGCCTGGGCTTGTCGTTGAGCCACGATATTATCAGCACGGGCCACGGCGGCACGCTGACGGTGGAGTCGGCGGAAGGGCGGGGCACCGAGTTCATCATTACCCTACCGTGGCCAGGCTAA